In a single window of the Cucumis melo cultivar AY chromosome 11, USDA_Cmelo_AY_1.0, whole genome shotgun sequence genome:
- the LOC103499085 gene encoding endoglucanase 13-like, whose translation MASSASSSSSSIVVCALVGVGIFLGHIHGCLGADYGTALTKSLLYYEAQRSGKLPRNQRVKWRGDSGLQDGNDVGVNLVGGYYDAGDNVKFGLPMAFTLTMLAWSVVEYKTQLWAKHEIHNALNAIKWGIDYLVKAHPSPDVLYCEVGDGGSDHACWQRPEDMTTPRTAYRLDDQHPGSDLAAETAAALAAASLAFKRFNPAYSSMLLSHAKQLFDFGRNHQGLYQNSVPVAGQFYSSSGFQDELLWASAWLYRATNDETYLNYLGGSGTTGGTRTMFSWDDKYAGVQILAAKLVLDGKVPSSGLWADFKSQGEQFLCSCLQKGNSNVQKTPAGLLWFQPWNNLQYVTSATFLATVYSDYLSSKGVSIQCPGGLVQPSDLISFAKSQVDYILGSNPSGMSYMVGFGSKYPTQVHHRGASIVSIKRDPTLVTCQGGFNLWFNRNAPNPNVLHGAVVGGPDPNDAYWDSRSNFKTAEPATITPAPLVGVLARLA comes from the exons ATGGCTTcttctgcttcttcttcttcaagtaGCATTGTTGTTTGTGCTTTGGTTGGGGTTGGAATATTTCTTGGTCACATCCATGGGTGTCTTGGAGCTGATTATGGCACAGCTTTAACAAAGTCTTTGCTGTATTATGAGGCTCAAAGATCTGGAAAATTGCCTCGTAATCAAAGAGTTAAATGGCGTGGAGATTCTGGTCTCCAAGATGGCAACGATGTTGGAGTAA ATTTGGTCGGAGGGTACTATGACGCCGGCGACAACGTGAAGTTCGGGTTACCGATGGCGTTCACATTGACAATGCTAGCATGGAGCGTGGTGGAGTACAAAACCCAACTTTGGGCCAAACATGAAATACACAATGCTCTAAACGCCATTAAATGGGGAATAGATTACTTGGTGAAGGCTCATCCATCGCCCGACGTGTTGTATTGTGAAGTTGGCGATGGAGGCTCAGACCATGCTTGTTGGCAGAGACCCGAAGATATGACCACACCCCGCACCGCCTACCGCCTTGACGACCAGCACCCTGGCTCCGACTTAGCTGCCGAGACCGCCGCTGCTCTTGCCGCCGCCTCTCTTGCTTTTAAACGTTTCAATCCTGCCTATTCTTCTATGCTTCTTAGCCATGCAAAGCAG CTGTTTGATTTTGGTCGGAATCATCAAGGGCTTTATCAAAATAGCGTCCCGGTAGCCGGCCAATTCTATTCCAGCAGTGGATTTCAG gatGAATTATTGTGGGCATCTGCATGGCTTTATCGAGCAACAAACGATGAAACATACCTTAATTATTTGGGAGGCTCTGGTACTACCGGTGGAACAAGAACAATGTTCTCTTGGGATGATAAGTATGCTGGTGTTCAAATCCTTGCAGCTAAG CTAGTTTTGGATGGGAAGGTTCCATCCTCAGGTTTGTGGGCAGATTTCAAGAGCCAAGGTGAGCAATTCCTTTGTTCTTGCCTTCAAAAAGGCAACTCCAATGTTCAAAAAACCCCTGCTGGCCTCCTCTGGTTCCAGCCATGGAACAACCTTCAATATGTCACCTCCGCCACCTTCCTCGCCACCGTCTACTCCGACTACTTGTCTTCCAAAGGTGTCTCGATCCAGTGCCCCGGTGGCCTTGTCCAGCCTTCTGACCTCATCTCCTTTGCTAAATCTCAG GTAGATTACATTTTGGGTTCAAATCCAAGTGGAATGAGCTACATGGTTGGCTTCGGGTCAAAGTATCCAACTCAGGTTCATCATAGAGGAGCATCTATTGTTTCGATCAAGAGGGACCCCACCCTAGTTACATGTCAAGGTGGGTTTAATTTATGGTTCAATCGTAATGCACCAAATCCAAATGTTTTACACGGAGCAGTGGTTGGAGGACCCGACCCTAACGATGCATATTGGGATTCGAGGTCCAATTTCAAGACAGCTGAACCGGCAACAATAACTCCAGCACCATTGGTCGGTGTCTTGGCTCGGTTGGCCTGA